Within Streptomyces sp. NBC_00704, the genomic segment GACGGTGATCTTCTTCCCCTTCTTCACCGGCTCGGGGGCGGCGTCGACCGTCATCCGGGGCGAGCGCTGGAGCTGGACGGAGGCCAGCGCGTCGCCCTCGGTGTACCCGACCCTGCTCCAGTCGACGTCGTCGGCTCTGGGGTCGACGTCGTTCCAGTCGATGACGTACCCGGCCGCCTTCCAGACCGAGGCGTCGACGTTGTCCAACTGCTCGGACGGGGCGATGTCGATGGTTCCGGCGCAGGAGGCGACCGTGGCGCCGGCGGCGGTGCAGCCCGGCGCGTAGTCGCCGATCAGCGTCTTGACCGGGTGGGCGAACGACGCGCCGCGGTACAGGACCAGGTCCAGCTGGACGTCCTCCGCGCCGAGGTCGACGCCCGCGCCGTGCGTGATCGTGAACGTGACCGGCACGCTGACCCGGCCACCGGTTCCGGCCGCGATCGGCCGCCCCTTGTTGACCTTGACGCTGCCGAACGTGACGTCCAGCGGATACGGAACGCCGCCGGCGGGGCTCGCACCGGTGAAGGCGCTCTTGCCGGCGAGGGCCGTGTGCAGGGCCTCCAACGCGCCGACGGGATGCCGCGACCCGCCCCCGGCGGCCTGCGCGGCCGGAACGACGACGGCGGACAGAGCCACGGCGCCGGCGACGGCGACGGTGACCACGGTGGCGCGTGTACGCATGCGTTCCCCCTGGAGGCAGGGACCCGAACGTTTCCTTCGCACGGCTCGCGAGACGTCCGGCGCCCAAGTGAATCGTGGAGTCTTCTGACCCGGTTGCTCAGATGGCCGTCGCGGACGGATGGTTGTGCGAAGGGGAAGATCAACTGAAGGAGCCGTCCACCGACGGCGACCGACCGCGCCGCCCGGACGAGCGCCGCCCGGCAGGACCGGGCGGCAGGACCGGGCGGCAGGACGGGCGGCGCCCTCCCGCTCAGTCGAACCAGCGGTCCCTGGCCAGTTCGGCTGTGCGGGACGGGTCCTCGAGGAGGGCTGCTACCTCGAAGCGGCGGGGCCACTGGCGGGCAGCCCAGGCGAGGCCGGCCGCCACGCCCTCCAGGGTGGACGCGTGCAGGACGCCGTCGGCGGTCAGGCGCCAGTCGATCTCCACGCCGTCGACGACGAGTTCGTCGTGCTCGACGTAGGTGGCGGGCGTCCGCGGGCCGAGAAGGACGCGCACCGGCTCCGGGACGTCGTGTTCGGCGCCCTCGGAGTCGACCTCGCCGGTCACGGACTCGCTCAGCCGCCGCACCTGGAACAGCTCGGCGAGTTCGGCCGCCCGGGAGGGGCGCACCGGGAGCAGCGGGACGCCCCGGGTGAAGGGGAGCAGGTCGGGGGAGTCGACGACCACCGCGTCGGCGGCGTCCACGACCTCGACGTGCCCGTCGACGACGGCCCGCAGCTCGTCCGGCAGGGTCACCTGCTCGGGGTCCAGCTCGGCCAGCGCGCCGTACAGGCCGTGCAGTTGAGCCGCGCCGACGGTGCGTTCGGGGTCGGCGAGGCGGTCCAGCAGTTCGGCCGCGCCGCCGGGCTCGTCGAGGAGGGCCGCGACCGAGGTGCGCACGCCGAGGGCGCGCAGCACCTGTTCGTCGTCGAAGCCGGTGGCGTCGGCCTCGTCGTAGAGGCCGTGCAGCAGCGGGTCGCCGCCGGCCGCGAGCAGACCGGCCGGGCGGCGGCCGTCGAGGACCGGGTTCCCGCGCAGCCACCAGGCGGTGTAGGGCCGTACCAGCTCGTGGGTGCCGTCGGGCAGGAGGACGCGGACGGGCTGGGTGATCGCGTCGCGCAGCGGCGGCCGGGCCAGCATCGCGAGGGCCTGCGGCCAGCGGTCCTCGTCGACGAGGTCGAGGTCGCGCACGGCGACCAGCTCGGTGGCGACGGGGGGCACGGGGCTGTCGGGGAAGCGGTCGAGGATGTCCTCGCACCACACGTCCACCGCGTCCAGCAGCCCGGCGTCGTCGGGCTCGGCGAAGTCGCCGTCGCGCGGCTCCAGTTCGTCCGGGTCGAGGACGACGTCCGTGGCCCGCACCAGCGCGAACCCGGCGAGCACCCCGCAGGCGGCGAGCGGCTGCTCCCCCCACTTGTCCGCCAACTCCGCGTCGACGAAAGCGAGTTCGTCCTCACGGATGACGGAGGCGAACGGACTGCCGGACAGGACCAGTTCACCTGCGGGGACGAGTTCGCCGTCCTCGTCCGGCAGCGCCAGAGCGCCCAGCCACGGCTCGTCCCCGGGCTCCAGACCCGCGTCGCGGACCAGCGCGAGCACCGTGTCGGCCAGCTCCTCGGCGTCCGGCGCGCCCTCGTCGTCCCAGGCCCCGCCGTCGTCGTCCAGGGAGGCCGCCACCGCGGCCCGCACCTGCGGGGTGGTCAGGATCGCGCGCGGGGTGGCGGGCAGCGCGCCGAGCTTCTCCAGCAGGGGATGCGCGGCGTCCGGGTGGGCCACCTTGAGGCCGAGCCGGGCGAGGACCTCCGCGTCGAGCGCGGCCGCGTCCGGCGTCGGCAGCAGCACCTGGCGCGGGCCGACGGCGGTCCGCCGCCCCCCGCCGAAGGAGGCGGAGGCGTCGCCGGCCAGCGGCACCGGCAGCCCGGTCAGCCGGTCCGGGTCGACCCCGGCCAGGCTGTCGTAGAGCCGGTACCACCACTGCGGGTCCTTCTCCAGACCGGCCAGCCGGTCGACGACGTCCGCGAGCGGGATCCGGGCGACGCCCAGCGTGCGCAGCTCGGCGCGCCGCTCCAGCCCGGCGGGCAGCAGCGTGGGCAGCACCTCCGCCAGCACCCGCACCGTGTCGGCGCCCGCGCCCTCGACGACCTCGGCGTCCCGGGGGCGCAGGGCCTCGGCGAGCCCGACGGCGGCCTCACCGCGGCCCTCACCGTCGTCACCGCCGTCGGGCGCCTCCTCGGGCACGGGCGGGACGGCGGGCGGCAGGAAGGCGGTGCGCGGCAGCAGCTCCAGGACGGCCCGGCGCAGCGCCCCGTCCAGCTCCCCCTTGCCCAGCGGACCGGGCACCAGGTCGATGATCCCGGCGCCCACCGGCCGCCAGCCGGCGAGGAGTCCGGCGTACACGTCCGCGGCGCGGCGCACCAGATGGTCGGTCAGCGGGCCGGGGGCCGCGTGCCGGCGGGTGGTGTCGAGCGGGAAGGAGGCGATGAGCAGGGCGGGGACGCCCAGGGGCTCGTCGCTCGGGGTGGGCGCGTGGACGACGGGCGTGGTGCGCGGCGGGACCGGCGCGCCGTCGTCGTCGACGGGCACGGCCCAGGTCACCGACCAGTGGGGCCGCAGCCGTTCCTCCACGGGCCGGTCGGCCAGCAGGTCCGGGGTGAGGTCGCCGTGGGCGGAGGCGGTCCGCCAGCGGGTCGTGCCCTGTTCGCTGTCCGAGACGACGGTGTGGGCGCCGTCGACGGAGCGCCGCAGGGTGCGGGCGGCGCCGTCGCCGATCTCGATCACGACCTCCTCCAGGCCCGGCAGGGCGAGGAGGAGGGCGTCGTCGACGGCGGCGAGGAGACGCTCGGCGAGGTCGGCGGCGGCGGTGTCGCGCAGCGGGAGGATGACGGCCGTGTCGTACGGGTCGGGGGCGGTGCCCTGGGCGGCGAACGGGAGCCGCAGCAGGGGCACATGGCCGTCGCGCCGCCGGATCTCGTCCCCGAGGCCGGGGCTGTGCCGGGCGGTCTCGGAGGCGAGCGCGCGGGCCTCGGCCAGGTCCCAGCGGACGCCGCCGTGACGGCCGACGACGGCCGGTTCGTCGGTGACGGCGAGCACGGCCGCGAACCCGACGCCGAACCGTCCGACGGCGACGCCCGGCTGCTGTGCCTCACGCTTGGCGGAGGCCCGCAGCGTGGCCAGCGACTCCACGCCGGCCGCGTCCAGCGGCGCGCCGGTGTTCGCCGCGACCAGGACGCCGTCCCGCAGGGTGAGCCGCAGCCGCCCCGGCACCCCGCCCCTGGCGGCCGCGTCGGCCGCGTTCTGCGCGAGCTCGACGACGAGCCGGTCCCGGTACCCGCCGAGGACCAGGTCCTCCTCGGCGTTGGCGTCCTCCCGGAAACGGGCCGCGCTGGTGGCCCAGGCGTCCAGGACCCCGCGGCGCAGACGCGCCGTGCCGAAGGGATCCGCGCCCTCGGGCGCCGGCCGCACGAACTTGCTCACGTTGGCTCTCCTCGTCGACGGGAGTCGACGGTACCGCGAGATCTTCCCCGCTCCCGCCGCCCCCTGCCACCGTCACGCCCTCACCCCCTGCGGGGGCCCCTGCCGTCTCCCCGCCGCCGCCCCCGCGGAACCGCTCCGGAGGGAGCGGTGGCCGCAGAACCGGCCGGGAAGGTCCAGGGGCCGGGGAACCGGCTGGGAGAGACCCCGGGCCGCGAACCGGCCGGGAAGACCCAGGGGCGCGAACCGGCCGGGAAGACCCAGGGGCGCGAACCGGCCGGGAAGACCCAGGGGCGCGAACCGGCCGGGAAGGCCCAGGGGCGGGACGACGGGAGAGACGCGGGGCCGCACCGGCCGGGAAAGGCTCGGGAGCCGGACGACCGGGAGAGGCCGGGACCGGCGGGCCGGGCGGGGGCCGGGGGCCGGACGACCGCGAGAGCAGCCCCGGACCGGCGGGCCGGTGGCCCGGTGCTGGCCCAGTAGCCCGGTGGCCGGGTGGCCCCGGTGGCCCGGTGCTGGCCCAGTAACTCGGCGACCGGGCAGCCCGGCAGTGGACCGGCGACCCAGTGGCCCGGCAGTGGACCGGCGACCCAGTGGCCCGGCGTTGGACCGGCGGCCCAGTGGCCCGGTGCCGGCCCAGAAGCCCGGCGACTCAGTAGCCCGGTGCTGGGCCCAGAAGCCCGGCGACTCAGTAGCCCCGTGCTGGCCCAGTAACCCTGCGGCCCGGCGGTGGACCGGTAGCCCGGCGACCCAGTGGCCCGGTGCCGGCCCAGAAGAAGCCCGGCGACTCTCAGTAGCCCGGTGCTGGCCCAGTAACCCTGCGGCCCGGCGGTGGAACGGCGGCCCGGCGACCCAGTGGACCGGCGGCCCGGTAGCCCAGCGGCCCGGCGGTGGACCGGTAGCCCGGCGACCCAGTGGCCCGGTGCCGGCCCGAGTGCTCCCGCGGCCGCCCCGCCGCTAGGAGTGGCCGAGTTCTGCCGTGTCCTCGTCCGGGACGGCCGGGACCGAGCCCGAGTCCGGTGCCGGGCGCAGCGGGAACGGGTCGACGCGGGTCTCGTCGATCACCGGCGGGGCCGGCCGCGGTGTCTTGGGCATGACCGCGGCCTCCGAGTGGCCGCCGCAGCCGTAGGCCAGGGAGACCACCCGGCCGTCCGCCGGGGAGAACTCGTTGGCGCACACGCCGAAGGCCTGGCCCAGCGAGCCGCCGATCGGGGTGAGGAAACCGCAGCTCACGCAGGAGGCGGGCGCGGCCTGCGCCATGGGCGTCTTGGCGCCGAAGCCCTCTTCCCAGCGGTCGGCGGCGGTGTGCAGGCCGTAACGGGACAGCACCCGGGCCCTGCGCAGGCCCAGTTCCTCCGCGACGGCGGCGATCGTGCCGCGGCGCGGGGCCGCGGGCAGGGCCGCCGGCGGGGCCGCCGTCACCTCCGCGTCCTCCGCCTCCACCAGCTCGGCCATCTCCTCGGAGAGAGGCGAGTTCGGCGTCGGGTCGTCCGCGTCGAAGTAGCCCGGCTGGAGGCGCGGGTCGTCCTCGCCGGTGTACCCCGGCTCCAGACGGAGATCCTCCGCGTCCGTGGGGAGCAGGTCGCCCGGGCCCATGTCGCCGGGGCGCAGCCGCTCGCTCCACGGGACCCACTCCGGCGCGAGCACCGCGTCCGGGCCGGGCAGCAGGACCACCTCGTCCAGGGTGACGGTCTTGGCGCGGGAGGCCCGTGCCACGGTCGCCGCCCAGCGCCAGCCCCGGTAGCCCGGTTCCTTGCACTCGAAGTAGTGGGTGACCACACGGTCGCCCTCGGAGACGACGCCCGCGTGCTCGCCGACCACGCCGGGCGCGGCAGCCTCCTCGGCTGCGGCGCGGGCGAGGTCGACGGCCTCGGCGCACAGGCGGTCGGGGGTGCGGCTTCGCGTGGTCGCTGCGCTCACAGGTATCGCTTCTCTCCTACGCCGTCTCTCGGTGCGCCTGCCTGAAGGCGGCGGGTGCGGACGGAGCGGACCACTGGACCGCGTCGACGTCCGCGCCCGATCGCGCTCGGGCGCACCTGCTGTCATCCATTCTGCGGGATGTCCGGGAGGCGCGCGGCCGAGAACGATCGCCACGGCGCGCTACGCACGCTACCTGCTCCCGGACGCTCGGCCTACACCGACGGGACGTTTCCCTCACTTCGAAACCCCCCGACCGCCCCACGGCGCCCCTTTTCTCCGGCACCGGAACGGCCTTCCCGGCGCCCGGGAACACCCCGAACACCCCGAACACGCCCTCCACCCCCGTCACCGCGCAGCCGAGGCCGCACCGGCCCATCACCGCGGGCCTCCCGCGCTCCTCCCCCACGCTCCCGTACTCGCCGCCGGCCGGCCGCGCTCACCCCGGCCGCCCGCAGCCCGCCTGCGCCCGTCCGGCGGCGCCGTGGAATCGTGGGGCGGGCATGGCCGGGCCCGCCGGGCACGCCGACGATCACACGGCCATACGCGCGGTAACCGCACTATGCACGGCGTTTCCGGGGCACTATGACGGGGTGGCAGCCGCAAGGACACCCCAGGGCGCCACCGGCATCGGTGCGGCGAAGGGGAACAAGGGGAGGAGCCAGGTGAGCGGTTCGGGCCGGATGAGCGGGTCCGTCCGCGCGGTCGGACGCGCCCTGAACCTCCCGTTCACCGGCGCCGCCCGCGGCATCAGGAAGATCACCCACGCGCACGGCGCCGGCGAGTCCGGCCTCGGCAAGCTGATCGAGCTGCACGGCGTGAACGGCGCCGGCGACGTCATGATCACCGTCGCGCTCGCCTCGACCGTCTTCTTCTCCGTGCCCACCGACGAGGCCCGCGGCCGCGTCGCGCTCTACCTCGCCATCACCATGGCCCCCTTCACCGTCCTCGCCCCCGTCATCGGCCCGCTGCTCGACCGGCTCCCGCACGGCCGGCGCGCCGCCATGGCCGGGGCCATGCTGGCGCGGGCCCTGCTCGCGCTGGTGCTGTCCGGGGCCGTCGCCACCGGCAGCATCGAGCTGTACCCGGCGGCGCTGGGCGTGCTCGTCTCCTCCAAGGCCTACGGCGTCGTCAGAAGCGCCGTCGTGCCCCGTCTGCTGCCGCCCGGGTTCTCCCTGGTCAAGGCCAACTCACGGGTCACCCTCGGCGGCCTCCTCGCCACCGGCGTCGCCGCGCCCGTCGGCGCCGGACTCCAGGCCCTCGGCCCCCGCTACCCGCTCTACGGCGCCTTCCTGATCTTCGTGGCCGGGACGTTCCTGTCGTTCTCCCTGCCCCGCAAGGTCGACTCCGCCAAGGGCGAGGACGTGGCCCTCCTCGCCGCCGACGAGCAGCACCTGCACGGCCCCCACCGCCATCCCGTCAAACGCCCCGGCCTGCGCACGGTCGGCATCGCCGTCACCCACGCCCTCGGCGCCAACGCCGCCCTGCGCTGGCTGTCCGGGTTCCTCACGTTCTTCCTCGCGTTCCTGCTGCGCGAGCACCCCCTCACCGGACAGAGCGCGGCCGTGTCGCTGGGCATGGTCGCCGTCTCCGCGGGCCTCGGCAACGCGCTGGGGACGGCCGTCGGGGCCTGGCTGCGCTCCAAGGCCCCGGAACTGATCATCGTGACGGTCGTCGCCGTCGTGCTGGGCGCCGTGCTCGTGGCCGCCGTGTTCTTCGGCGCGTTCCTCGTGGCCTGCCTCGCCGCCGTCGCCGGGTTCTCCCAGGCCCTCGCCAAGCTGTCCCTGGACGCGCTGATCCAGCGCGACGTGCCGGAACTCGTGCGCACCTCGGCGTTCGCCCGCTCCGAGACCCTCCTCCAGGTGTGCTGGGTGTTCGGCGGCGCGGTCGGCATCGTCATGCCGCTCAACGGATCGCTGGGCCTGTCCGTGGCCGCCGCCGTCGTCGCGCTGGGCTGGCTCGCCACCGTCCGCGGACTGCTCTCCTCGGTGCGCCACGGGAGCGGCGCCAAGCCCCGCGTGGCGTAACACACAGCCGCGCCGCCCCCCGCGTAAAGAGACCACCCGGCGTGCCCGATAGCCTTCGGCCATGACCACGATGCCCCGCGGCGGAGCCGCTGATGTCCTCGGCGTGGTGCGACGCCGCCGTGCCGTCGCCGCCGCCGGCGCCGTATGTGCCGGACTGCTCGTCCTGTCGGCCTGCGACAAGCCGACCCCCCTGTCCACGATCACCGTCGGCCGCGACTCGGTCAGCTCCGAGGCCACCTGCGGTGGCGAGGGCGAGACCCTGAAGGCCGCCGAGCTGACCAAGTGCCTCGGCGACAAGGACATCAAGTCCATCAGCGTCGACCCCGACGAGACCGTCCGCTTCGGCGTCGACCCCGACGTCGCCGACAAGCGCTGGACGATCCTGATGAACGGTCAGCCGCTCACCGAGGACAGCGACAAGACCTACCGCACCATCCCGGGCAGCGTGTTCTTCAACGCGCAGTACGGCGCCCAGGGCAACTCCACGCTCGTCACCATCAAGGCCGGCGACGGCAAGAAGCAGAGCCAGGCGGCGACCGGCCTGTGGTCCTTCAAGCTCAAGAAGGACGACTGACCACGTCCCGCCCCCGCGTCCTCGTGGCCACCGCGGTCCCCGCCGAACGGGACGCGGTGGCACGGGCGTGGCCGTCCGGGCCCGCCCCGCGCGCCCTGCTGCCCGGCCTGACGCTGCACCGCGCCGGCGAGGGCTGCGACCTCCTCGCCGCCGGCGTCGGCCCCGCCCTGGCCGCCGCGTCCGTCTCCGCCGCCCTCACCGCCGCCGCCCTGCGCGGCGCGCCCTACGGCCTCGTCGTGTCGGCGGGCATCGCCGGCGGTTTCGCGCCCGACGCGCCCGTGGGCTCCCTCGTCGTCGCCGACGAGATCACCGCGGCCGACCTGGGCGCCGAGACCGCCGACGGCTTCCTGCCGGTCACCGAGCTGGGCTTCGGCGCCGTCACCCACCGTCCCCCCGCCCTGCTCGTCCATGAGACCGCGGCCGTCACCGGCGCCCGGACCGGGGTCGTCCTGACCGTGTCGACGGTCACCGGCACCGCCGCCCGGGCCGCCGCCCTGCGCGCCCGCCACCCGCGGGCGCTGGCCGAGGCGATGGAGGGCTTCGGCGTCGCCGAGGCGGCCGCCGCGCACGGCACGCCCGTGCTGGAGATCCGCGCGGTCTCCAACCCCGTCGGCCCGCGCGACCGCGCCGCCTGGCGCATCGGCGAGGCGCTCGGCGCGCTCACCGGGGCCTTCGGGAAGCTCGCACCCGTCCTGGAGAGTTGGAAGGCACATGACCACGACTGAGCCGGCGCTGCACATCGCGTACTCGCCCTGCCCCAACGACACCTTCGTCTTCGACGCCCTCGCGCACGGCCGCGTGCCGGGCGCGCCCGCGCTCGACGTGACGTTCGCGGACATCGACGTCACCAACGGCATGGCCGAGCGCGGCGAATTGGACGTGCTGAAGGTGTCGTACGCCGTGCTGCCGTACGTCCTCGACGAGTACGCGCTGCTGCCCTGCGGGGGCGCGCTGGGCCGCGGCTGCGGGCCGCTGGTCCTCACCCGCGAGCCGGGGGCCGACCTCACCGGCCGCACCGTCGCCGTGCCGAGCGAGCGCTCCACCGCCTACCTGCTGTTCCGGCTGTGGGCGGCGGAGACGGTGCCCGGCGGGGTCGGCGAGATCGTCGTCATGCCGTTCCACGAGATCATGCCGGCCGTGCGGGACGGCAAGGTCGACGCGGGGCTCGTCATCCACGAGGCCCGCTTCACCTACGGCGGCTACGGACTGCACAGGCTCGCGGACATGGGCGAGCACTGGGAGTCCACGACCGGCCTGCCCATCCCGCTCGGCGCGATCATCGCCAAGCGTTCGCTGGGGGCGGCCGCGCTGACCCGGCTGGCCGACGCGGTCCGCGCCTCCGTACGGGCCGC encodes:
- a CDS encoding sacsin N-terminal ATP-binding-like domain-containing protein, with the translated sequence MSKFVRPAPEGADPFGTARLRRGVLDAWATSAARFREDANAEEDLVLGGYRDRLVVELAQNAADAAARGGVPGRLRLTLRDGVLVAANTGAPLDAAGVESLATLRASAKREAQQPGVAVGRFGVGFAAVLAVTDEPAVVGRHGGVRWDLAEARALASETARHSPGLGDEIRRRDGHVPLLRLPFAAQGTAPDPYDTAVILPLRDTAAADLAERLLAAVDDALLLALPGLEEVVIEIGDGAARTLRRSVDGAHTVVSDSEQGTTRWRTASAHGDLTPDLLADRPVEERLRPHWSVTWAVPVDDDGAPVPPRTTPVVHAPTPSDEPLGVPALLIASFPLDTTRRHAAPGPLTDHLVRRAADVYAGLLAGWRPVGAGIIDLVPGPLGKGELDGALRRAVLELLPRTAFLPPAVPPVPEEAPDGGDDGEGRGEAAVGLAEALRPRDAEVVEGAGADTVRVLAEVLPTLLPAGLERRAELRTLGVARIPLADVVDRLAGLEKDPQWWYRLYDSLAGVDPDRLTGLPVPLAGDASASFGGGRRTAVGPRQVLLPTPDAAALDAEVLARLGLKVAHPDAAHPLLEKLGALPATPRAILTTPQVRAAVAASLDDDGGAWDDEGAPDAEELADTVLALVRDAGLEPGDEPWLGALALPDEDGELVPAGELVLSGSPFASVIREDELAFVDAELADKWGEQPLAACGVLAGFALVRATDVVLDPDELEPRDGDFAEPDDAGLLDAVDVWCEDILDRFPDSPVPPVATELVAVRDLDLVDEDRWPQALAMLARPPLRDAITQPVRVLLPDGTHELVRPYTAWWLRGNPVLDGRRPAGLLAAGGDPLLHGLYDEADATGFDDEQVLRALGVRTSVAALLDEPGGAAELLDRLADPERTVGAAQLHGLYGALAELDPEQVTLPDELRAVVDGHVEVVDAADAVVVDSPDLLPFTRGVPLLPVRPSRAAELAELFQVRRLSESVTGEVDSEGAEHDVPEPVRVLLGPRTPATYVEHDELVVDGVEIDWRLTADGVLHASTLEGVAAGLAWAARQWPRRFEVAALLEDPSRTAELARDRWFD
- a CDS encoding DUF3027 domain-containing protein yields the protein MSAATTRSRTPDRLCAEAVDLARAAAEEAAAPGVVGEHAGVVSEGDRVVTHYFECKEPGYRGWRWAATVARASRAKTVTLDEVVLLPGPDAVLAPEWVPWSERLRPGDMGPGDLLPTDAEDLRLEPGYTGEDDPRLQPGYFDADDPTPNSPLSEEMAELVEAEDAEVTAAPPAALPAAPRRGTIAAVAEELGLRRARVLSRYGLHTAADRWEEGFGAKTPMAQAAPASCVSCGFLTPIGGSLGQAFGVCANEFSPADGRVVSLAYGCGGHSEAAVMPKTPRPAPPVIDETRVDPFPLRPAPDSGSVPAVPDEDTAELGHS
- a CDS encoding futalosine hydrolase, whose protein sequence is MATAVPAERDAVARAWPSGPAPRALLPGLTLHRAGEGCDLLAAGVGPALAAASVSAALTAAALRGAPYGLVVSAGIAGGFAPDAPVGSLVVADEITAADLGAETADGFLPVTELGFGAVTHRPPALLVHETAAVTGARTGVVLTVSTVTGTAARAAALRARHPRALAEAMEGFGVAEAAAAHGTPVLEIRAVSNPVGPRDRAAWRIGEALGALTGAFGKLAPVLESWKAHDHD
- a CDS encoding MFS transporter, translated to MAAARTPQGATGIGAAKGNKGRSQVSGSGRMSGSVRAVGRALNLPFTGAARGIRKITHAHGAGESGLGKLIELHGVNGAGDVMITVALASTVFFSVPTDEARGRVALYLAITMAPFTVLAPVIGPLLDRLPHGRRAAMAGAMLARALLALVLSGAVATGSIELYPAALGVLVSSKAYGVVRSAVVPRLLPPGFSLVKANSRVTLGGLLATGVAAPVGAGLQALGPRYPLYGAFLIFVAGTFLSFSLPRKVDSAKGEDVALLAADEQHLHGPHRHPVKRPGLRTVGIAVTHALGANAALRWLSGFLTFFLAFLLREHPLTGQSAAVSLGMVAVSAGLGNALGTAVGAWLRSKAPELIIVTVVAVVLGAVLVAAVFFGAFLVACLAAVAGFSQALAKLSLDALIQRDVPELVRTSAFARSETLLQVCWVFGGAVGIVMPLNGSLGLSVAAAVVALGWLATVRGLLSSVRHGSGAKPRVA
- a CDS encoding DUF2771 domain-containing protein, coding for MTTMPRGGAADVLGVVRRRRAVAAAGAVCAGLLVLSACDKPTPLSTITVGRDSVSSEATCGGEGETLKAAELTKCLGDKDIKSISVDPDETVRFGVDPDVADKRWTILMNGQPLTEDSDKTYRTIPGSVFFNAQYGAQGNSTLVTIKAGDGKKQSQAATGLWSFKLKKDD
- a CDS encoding 1,4-dihydroxy-6-naphthoate synthase is translated as MTTTEPALHIAYSPCPNDTFVFDALAHGRVPGAPALDVTFADIDVTNGMAERGELDVLKVSYAVLPYVLDEYALLPCGGALGRGCGPLVLTREPGADLTGRTVAVPSERSTAYLLFRLWAAETVPGGVGEIVVMPFHEIMPAVRDGKVDAGLVIHEARFTYGGYGLHRLADMGEHWESTTGLPIPLGAIIAKRSLGAAALTRLADAVRASVRAAWDAPEVSRPYVMEHAQEMDPAVADQHIGLYVNEFTAELGEEGRAAVRGLLTRAAAEGLLPPLGPGALDFP